In the Maribacter sp. MJ134 genome, one interval contains:
- a CDS encoding GNAT family N-acetyltransferase, whose protein sequence is MIQHAKISEIPDILELTTACRLHMESKAIFQWTTTYPSSAQFLVDCKRNELYVVKEEGNLIGCIVISSVMDKAYENVKWLTKNNNIYIHRLAVHPSQQGKGFAQRLMNFAEEYARTNNYVSVRLDTFGQNKRNQKFYETRGYQKLEAIYYPNQSKYPFYCYELVL, encoded by the coding sequence ATGATTCAACATGCAAAGATATCCGAAATTCCGGATATTCTTGAATTAACAACCGCTTGTAGATTGCATATGGAGTCCAAAGCCATATTTCAATGGACTACTACTTATCCCAGTAGCGCCCAATTCCTAGTCGATTGCAAACGTAATGAACTTTATGTTGTAAAGGAAGAAGGTAACCTTATTGGTTGCATCGTCATTTCTTCGGTGATGGACAAAGCGTACGAAAATGTAAAATGGCTAACCAAAAATAACAACATCTATATTCATAGACTTGCGGTGCACCCGTCTCAGCAAGGAAAAGGCTTTGCGCAAAGATTAATGAATTTTGCCGAAGAATATGCCCGTACCAACAATTATGTATCCGTTCGTTTAGATACCTTTGGCCAGAATAAACGAAATCAAAAATTTTATGAAACAAGGGGCTATCAAAAATTGGAGGCTATTTATTATCCAAATCAGAGCAAGTATCCCTTTTACTGTTACGAACTAGTTCTTTAA
- a CDS encoding universal stress protein: MTNILVPIGNSTDAHHTLQYAVDFASDFGAKVFVMEVFNAKSKTGTLANVSEKIAESSKERLKEVIAQIDAKQTDIKIASYNGELVDGLNEIDKELGIDLIVLAPRSHDIQEELFLGYTSGRIIKQTDIPTLVVPRGTTYVPFKNVLVAFKSGILKRKRTIDPLVTITNKHRAKVNLLLVKTPGYSDEDLMVNTALMDISSQLTITENATTYQGVLEHFQSKHPDLLCVFRRKRGFFKKLWEKSTILKAEFSAPVPVLILSSKKD, translated from the coding sequence ATGACTAATATTCTAGTTCCTATAGGTAATTCTACCGATGCGCACCACACTTTACAGTACGCTGTAGATTTTGCTTCAGATTTTGGAGCGAAGGTCTTTGTGATGGAGGTTTTCAACGCAAAATCAAAAACGGGCACGCTTGCTAACGTTTCGGAGAAAATTGCGGAAAGTAGTAAAGAGCGTTTAAAAGAGGTAATCGCTCAAATTGATGCGAAACAAACTGATATTAAAATTGCTTCCTATAATGGGGAGCTCGTAGACGGCTTAAATGAAATAGATAAGGAGCTAGGTATAGATTTAATAGTTTTGGCTCCTAGAAGTCATGACATACAGGAAGAATTGTTTCTAGGATATACTTCAGGTAGAATAATAAAACAAACGGATATACCCACATTGGTAGTGCCGAGGGGAACAACGTACGTTCCTTTTAAAAATGTATTGGTGGCCTTTAAATCGGGTATTTTGAAAAGGAAGAGAACCATAGACCCATTGGTTACCATAACCAATAAGCACAGGGCCAAGGTAAATCTATTGCTGGTAAAGACCCCAGGCTATTCCGATGAAGATTTAATGGTAAATACGGCCCTCATGGATATTAGCTCCCAGCTCACGATTACGGAGAACGCCACTACATATCAAGGTGTTTTAGAACATTTTCAGTCGAAACATCCCGACTTACTATGCGTATTTAGACGTAAGCGAGGCTTTTTCAAGAAGCTATGGGAAAAGAGCACAATTTTAAAAGCGGAGTTTTCGGCTCCAGTGCCGGTACTTATCTTGAGTTCTAAGAAAGACTAA
- a CDS encoding MATE family efflux transporter has protein sequence MKTAINFKSINKLAIPATIAGIAEPLLSITDTAIVGNIPVDGIESLAAAGIVGSFLSMLIWILGQTRSAISAIISQYLGAGKLAEVKTLPAQAIFLNIGLSILILLSTIFIVEEIFQLLNATGKILQYCISYYSIRVWGFPLTLFVFAVMGIFRGLQNTFWPMVIAITGAVLNVILDVILVYGIDGIVEPLYLDGAAYASLIAQAVMAIMAFVLLLTKTDMSLKLKLPIHPELGRLVVMSLNLFVRAIALNTALILAVREATALGDAYIGAHTIAINIWLFSAFFIDGYGAAGNIMGGRLLGAKDYNGLWYLAKKITQYGLWVSLVLMVLGFVFYYPIGSLFSKETLVLNTFYTIFFIVILGLPMNTLAFVLDGLFKGLGEMKYLRNTLLSATFLGFVPALFIGKYLGWDLTGIWISFTIWMLIRGGALVWKFRKKFRPLLQNT, from the coding sequence TTGAAGACCGCCATCAACTTTAAATCGATAAACAAACTTGCCATTCCTGCAACCATAGCAGGGATTGCGGAACCTTTGCTATCAATAACGGATACTGCCATTGTGGGTAACATTCCCGTTGACGGTATTGAATCTTTGGCCGCAGCCGGAATCGTTGGTTCATTTCTTTCCATGTTGATATGGATTCTAGGACAGACCCGTAGTGCCATCTCCGCTATTATTTCCCAGTATCTGGGGGCGGGAAAATTAGCGGAAGTAAAAACATTGCCGGCACAAGCCATTTTTCTTAATATAGGGCTTAGCATTCTGATCCTACTTTCTACCATCTTTATTGTTGAAGAAATTTTTCAGCTTTTAAATGCCACTGGAAAAATTTTACAATACTGTATCAGCTATTATTCCATTAGGGTTTGGGGTTTTCCGTTGACACTTTTTGTATTTGCCGTCATGGGTATTTTCAGAGGGCTTCAAAATACGTTTTGGCCCATGGTCATTGCTATTACGGGGGCCGTTTTAAATGTAATCTTAGATGTAATTCTAGTCTACGGAATAGACGGTATAGTAGAACCGCTATATTTAGACGGTGCGGCCTACGCTAGTTTAATTGCCCAAGCGGTTATGGCCATCATGGCTTTTGTGCTGTTGCTTACTAAAACCGATATGAGTCTTAAACTTAAACTTCCCATCCATCCAGAACTGGGGCGCTTGGTGGTCATGAGCTTAAATCTCTTCGTTAGGGCCATTGCCTTGAATACCGCGCTCATCCTGGCCGTGAGGGAAGCTACCGCTCTGGGTGATGCCTATATTGGCGCCCACACCATAGCCATAAACATTTGGCTATTTTCCGCTTTCTTCATTGATGGTTATGGCGCTGCGGGCAATATTATGGGAGGAAGACTTTTGGGGGCCAAGGACTATAACGGATTGTGGTACCTGGCAAAGAAAATAACCCAGTACGGATTATGGGTAAGTCTAGTTTTAATGGTACTTGGGTTTGTATTTTATTATCCCATCGGTAGTCTCTTTTCCAAAGAAACACTTGTCCTAAATACCTTCTACACCATATTTTTTATCGTTATCCTTGGGCTTCCCATGAATACCTTGGCTTTTGTTTTAGATGGATTATTCAAAGGGTTGGGGGAAATGAAATACTTGAGAAATACACTACTGTCCGCAACGTTCTTAGGTTTTGTCCCTGCACTTTTTATAGGAAAATATCTTGGATGGGATTTAACGGGAATATGGATTTCTTTTACAATATGGATGCTGATAAGAGGGGGTGCACTGGTTTGGAAGTTCAGAAAAAAGTTTCGGCCCTTATTACAAAACACCTAA